In the genome of Pontibacter actiniarum, the window GCTCACAGAAAGGCTGCCGCTACGGAAAGGAGTCTCCGTTTCAGAAACCCTTCTAAAGCGCTCAGAGGCCAGGCGGTCAAAGAAGACACGCATCAGGTAAGCCTGGTATGCCTCTTTGGTGGTAATGGCCGACATGCCCTCCATTTTCCGGAAGAAACTGAAGTCCAGGTTAGTAGCCTCTGCATCCGTCACAATGGCTGTTAGCGTATCCCGGTGGGCTGGCACCCCATAATACTGGCGCTCCCGCGCGTGCTTGGGATTTCGAAGCTTTTTGAAGTTTTTTCGGATGAGCTTTTCTACATTTTTGGCATCCACATCCCCCACGACCGCAACGGCCATCAGGTTCGGCCGGTACCAGTCCTGGTAAAAGGAGACAATGCGCTCCCGCGGAAAAGTCTTCAATACCTGGGTCTTCCCGATCGGAAGGCGCTTGGCATAGCGGGAGTTATTCAATAGGATAGGCAGGTACGCCTTTCGCATGCGGTCAGACGCCCCCTGCCCTTTACGCCACTCCTCCAGTACCACCCCGCGCTCCTTCTCAATCTCCAGGCTGTCGTTGAGTACGCCGCCCGCCCAGTCAGCCATGATGGTCATGGTCTTTTCAAGCACCTGCTCATTTTCCAGGGGTACCTGCAGTTTATAGACAGTTTCGTCAAAGCTGGTGTGGGCATTCAGGTCAGAACCGAACTTCACCCCCTGTGACTCCAGGAAAGTAATCAGCTCATTCTTCTCAAAATGCGTGGTTCCGTTGAAGGCCATGTGTTCCAGGAAGTGCGCCAAGCCCTGCTGGTCCTCTTCTTCCAGGATCGAGCCGGCCTTGAGGTAAAGGCGCACAATGGCCTGCTTCTTTGGCTCTGCATGTGGGTAAATATAATAGGTCAGCCCGTTTCGCAGCGTTCCTTTTACCAGGTTTGGATCCTGCGGCAACTCTTGCGCAGAGGCAATACAGGTCCATAGTACTGCCAGCAGTACCAATAATTTACTTCGATAAGATATCATAGGTGTGTTATTTCTTCTTGATCAGCACGAGCTGCTGTTGGATATGGTCCGGTCCCGGTAACCCGAGCGTATAGTCTTTGGAGTTCGATTCAATTTTGATAGAAAGGCTGTTGTCCTGCGCAGGGTCCAGGTCATGTTCGAGCCAGGCGATCTTAACCGGCACCTGAAACACCCCTGGTATGAAAACCACCGTGTTACTATTGTGGAGCACCCTATAGTCGCGCCCCTCCTCCAGGCCACTACCCGGAGTCACCGAATACGTCACCTGAATAGGGTCAAACTGGCGTTCGGCGCTCAGGTAAATGTGGTAGGCCACCGTGTCCCGGCGGTTATAGCGCACCTCCACCGTATCCTGGTTATCCACATGAATATGGAAGAAGGGGTGATCAAACGGCTCCACCTCTTCTTTGTTACAGGCAGCCATCACCAACGGCACAAACGCTACCAATACGATCTTCAGCAGTTTTTTCATCGTTTAATTAATTACAGGGTTAGGTTGCATGGCTTTGTTTGCATCCAATTCCAGCGAGGGGATCGGCAGGATAAACCGGACATTCGGGTATTCCAGGAAGCAGACAGCGGCGGCACAGCCTTCTCCCCGCACCAGGTCTTCTTTCCGTCTGGTCACATCAAACAGCCTGTGTCCCTCAAAGGCCAGCTCCTTGCGGCGCTCCACGTTGATGGCCTGATAGAGTTGCTCCCCGGTCAGCTCCTCCTCCACCGGCGCAGCCGAAGGCATGGCGCGTTCCCGGATACGCTTTAGGTCCGCGGCAGCCAAGGCCTGCTGCCCCAGATGCCAGGCTGCCTCTGCCCTGTTTAAGATTACTTCCGAGAGGCGCACCACTTTGGGGTCAATCGGCCACTGGTCATCCTGCAGGTCTTCGGCCTTCCCGTATTTCAGGGAATAATGCTTCCCGCCACTTTCGCCAAACACGGTACCGCGCACATCTGCCGGATCATACAGGCCCCACAGCTGCTCGGAGGCATACGCGCGAAAGGAAGGGGTAGAATAGACGGCCGCCACGGTGCTGGCACTGTAGTCGCGGTTATAAAGCTGCCAGATTACCTCGGCGCCCGGCTGCTGCTCCAGGTACATGGCTTTGTAATTGGCACTGTCGGTAAGCATATAAACAGGAGCCTCAATTACTTTATCTGCATAGGCCTTGGCCTTCTCCCAGTCTTCCATGTACAAATACACCCGCGAGAGCAAAGCCCAGGCACTGTAGTGCGAAGCCTCAAACGGACTTAATACCGGCCCATTCTGCAGAACCGATGCCCCTTCCTCCAGGTCTTTGATAATCTGGGCATAGGTATCTTTCATCGTGGCACGCCTCACCTGATCGTCCGGCCCCGGGGTCTTCAGCAGGATAGGAGCCCCCCAGTGCTGGGCATCTGCCGTAAAGGTGTAATGCTGCGCGTATGCCCGGCTAAGGTCATAGTGACACAGGGCCCGCATGATCAGGGCCTGGCCCCTTATGGCCTCCAGCTCCTGTACAAAGGTCGGCTCCAGCTCTTTGAGCCGGGGGATAGCGTTGATCAGGTTGTTCACATTATCCAGGGCCTCAAAGATGTTGAGCCAGATGTGCCCCACAGCCAGCTCATCATCGTCAGGGTTGCTCTGGAAGTTATGCTCGTTAAAAAGGACCAACTGCGCATCCGAGCTGTTGCCCGTCATCTTCAGGCGTACATCATCGCTGGCTATGTCGGGGTACATCAAAAACTCCCGGCTATAATAATAAGACATCCGGTTATAAGCCCCAGCCAGCGCGGCCCGAGCTCCATCCATGTCTTGCAGCAGGACCTCCTTGCTGACCCGCCCGATAGGCTCTTTCTCAAGAAAATCTTTGGTGCACCCGGCACTCAGCAGCAGCATTAGCCCTGCACACAGGCTTCTGTATCGTTTCTTCATACTTTGACTATATTCCAAGGTTAAGCCCTGCTGATATCACCTGCTCCACAGGATAGGGCGAGAAGGAGTTTTTATAGGTGTTCCGGTCTTCTCTATTCCTGTAAGGAGTCCAGAAGCCCACATTGTCCAGCTGCACATAGGCATTGGCGTGCTGCAGGAAGAACCTGCTGACCAGCTCTGCCGGCAGGCTATAGCCCAGGCTGATGTTCTGCAGGCGAAGGTTCGTCTTCTTATGGATAAAACGGGTGGAGTTGCGCATGGAAGACTGGCTCACGCCCCAGATCAGCTTAGGGGTAGTAGCCATATCCCCCGGGCGCTGCCAGCGGTCGAGCTGGTTTTTAGACTGGTTGTCCTCCATATAGTATACCCCGTCAGACTCCGCATTGCGCCGCAGGCTGCTGAAGGCATAGCCGCCCACCGTGTAGTTGAGCAGCACGTTCAGCGAGAAGTTCTTGTAGCTGACCCTGTTGGTGATCCCGCCAAAGAAATCAGGGTTTGTCGAACCGACAGGCACCCGGTTGTTGACATCGTACACCCGGGTCAGGTTGCCGGCCGCATCATACCAAAGCGGGGCCCCGTCCCGGGGGTCCACCCCGGCCCAGCGCACCAGGTAAAGCGTGCTGGCGTCTTCACCCACTTGGCGTATGCTCGTGCCAAAGGACTTATCGTTGCCGTTGTAAAGCTCCAGGATCTTGTTGCGGTTATGCGCCAGGTTCACATCTGTCGTCCACTGCAGGTCTCTGTAGTTGATGTTTACTGTGGAAAGGGTAAACTCCACGCCCGCGTTTTGCACCTTCCCTACGTTGCGGTAGATCCGGGTCTGGCCGGTGGCCCTCGTCACATCCACCTTGTCAATCAGATTGTCGGTGATATTGCTGTAAAACTCACCTTCCAAATACACCCTGTCCCAAAAGCCGATGCGGAGCCCCGTGTTGAACATATAGGTCGTCTCCCAACTGAAGTCCGGGTTTTCCCCGGTGGAGATCACCGCGCCGGGGCTGTTGTTGTAGGCGTAGTCGGCCCCGAAGCTATAGAGCCCTTTGGCCGCATAATTGCCGATGCGCGAGTTTCCGTTTGTTCCGTAACTGGCTTTTAGCTTGAGGAAGTTCACTGTCTTGCTTTTCCAGAAGGCCTCATTGTGGATGTTCCACGAAGCCCCTGCCGAGGCGAAGTTCGCCCACCTTACATCATCGCCGAAGCGTGAATTGCCATCCCGCCGGAAGTTCAACGTCACGTAGTAGCGGCGGTCCCAGTTATAACTCAGGTTGGAGAACACTGAGAAGGCACTCTCCTCCTCGGCGCTGCTGTTGGCCCGCTGCGTCTCATAGGGCGTGTAGGTGATTTCCTTGATGTGGTCGTTGGCAAAGTTGTAGCCCGAGCCGGACAGGGAGGTTCGCCTGCCATCTGAGGCTTCCGTGCCCAGGAGTGCATCCACCTGGTGCTTGCCGATGGCTTTGCTGTAGTTGAGCCGGTTTATGCTGATCCACTTCAAGAAGTTCGTCTGCGCCCTGTCGGCATACCCCATCGGGTTGCCCTCTAAATCCCTGCCCGACCAGTTCTTGCGGGAGGCATACTGGTCTTCGCGGATGTTGTAAAAATCAATCCCGTTACGGGAAGTAAAATCCAGTCCGTCCAAAATGACCAGCACCGCGCCCACGTTCCCGTTCACGGCAAAGGTGTTCTGGCTGTGATCGTTCTGGGCCGCCTCGGCCAGCTTGTTGAACAGCTTGCTGCCTGTCACCCCATCGTACAGGGCGAAGTCACCGCTTGGCTGGTAAGGATTGATGTTGGGCCGCGTCGTATAATAGTAGTCGCCCGGCGTGAACAGCTTGTTCTTATTATAGGAGCCGCCCATGCGGAAGTTCAGGTTGAGCCGCTTACCGATACGCTGGTCCAGGTTGATGCGGGTAGACAGGCGTTGCGTGCTGTTGGCCAGCATGGTTTTGTCTTCCTTGTAATAGCCTGCCGAAATGAAGTATTTTGTTCGCTCATTTCCCCCGGTCAGCGAAAGGTTGTAATCCGACGTCTGACCGGTGCGGAAGAAAGCATCATACCAGTCCGTGTTGACTGTATCCGCCTCTCCGCCATACGGATAGGCAGCCGGATCCAGGCCACTGTTGGCGTAGGCCTCGCGCGCCAGTTCCCGGAACTCATCCCCGGAGAGCACTTGAAACTTAGTATCGCTGATGCTGTTGATGCCCCTGCGGACACGCACATTCAGGCGGTCCTCTCCGCTCTTGCCCCGCTTGGTCGTAATCAGGACCACCCCGTTGGCACCGTTGGCCCCGTATATGGAGGTGGCCGAGGCATCTTTTAGTACGGTAATCGACTCAATGTCACTGGGATTCAGGTAAGATAGGGGGCTCACGCTGGCGCTAACGCCTGGAATAAGGTTTGTGCTCCCCCCGGTGTACACCGGCACCCCGTCCACGATCCATAGCGGCTCGTTGGAGGCGCTAAAGGAGGCTGCTCCCCGGATCCGGGTCTGGTAGCGGGGGCGGGCACTGCTGGCATCATCGCTCTGCACCTCAAAGCGCAGGCCCGGCACCACCCCCTCCAGCAGTTGGTCCACCCGGTCTGCCGGCCGGTGCTTGAGCTTCTCAGCCGTCACAAACTCCACGCTGCCCACCAGGTCTTCTTTTTTTTGCTCCGTACCGTACCCGGTAACAACAACCGACTGCAGCTGAACTAAATCATCCCGGAGCATGACATTGACAACCTTGCGTGCCTTTACAGGTACCTGCTGCGGCAGCTTACCCATGTAAGAAAAGACCAGCACCGCGTCCTCTGAGGAGACAGGAAGGTTATACCGGCCGTTCTGGTCCGTCACCGTTCCTTTGCTGGTCCCTTTCAGGACCACAGTTGCCCCAATCAGCGGCTCGCTGTCCTTCTCGGAGAGCACCTGACCGCTGACCGTTCTCACCTCTTGGGCAACTGCTGCTGGCTTGGTAAGAATGATCCGGCTTCCCTTCAGCTGGTAAGAGATATTGAGAGAGCCAAAGAGCTCATCCAGGATCAGTGCCAGCGGCTGCCCCTGGTACTGCGTAGACACTTGTGTGTCCAGCGGCAAAAGGCTCGGGCTGTAGGCAAAATCATACCCGTAGTTCTCTTCCAGCGCATCCAGCAACTCCTCCAGGCTTACCTTTCCCATGTCTAGGTAAACGGGCTGACTCAATGGATGCTGCCCCTGCACAGTGGTCACACGCAGGCAACAGCCAAGCGCTAATAATAAGAGTAGACGTTTCTTCATATATCGTTAGTACAACCGTTTCCACTAAGTAGGTAAGTCTCCCCCTGTTGCTTCCATTCCATGCGCATTGACAGGGCAATCACATCCAGTACATCGCTTGGTTTTTCCTGGTAGAAAGAAGCTGTCAGCAGGCATTTACCGGCGGCGGGGTTCTCTAGCACGAATTGCTTTCCGTAATAGCGTTCCATCACATCCAGCACCTGCTCAAGGGTAGCCTGCTGGAATACCAGGCGGCCGCTCCAGATGAGCTGTTCAATTGGAATAGCGGGGTTGAACACCGTTCCTCCCGCCGTTCCCTGGGAGGTAAGGCTCTGTCCTGCCTTCACCACCCTAGGCGCCCCTATGGGCTTTCCCTCCGGGGACAGCGGCTGATACTGCACCACCCCCGTCACCACAGCCAAACGTTCCCGCGCCTGCGAGGGGTAAGCCTGCAGGTCAAAGCTTGTCCCTACTACCTGTGTGATCGCCGCCTTGCTTTTAATCCTGAAGGGGAGCTGCTTATCTGGCCTTACCTCAAAAAAGCCTTGTCCCTCCAAGGTCAGGTTGCGGTGTTCCTCACCGAAGCCCTCCTCATAGGTCAGCACGCTATGCTCATTGAGCAATACCTGCGAACTATCGGGCAGCCACACCATTTTCTGCCCCGCAGCTACCTGCAGCCTGTGCACCTTCGGGCTCATCATCCACCAGGCAAGCAACAGCAACACTGATGCCGCTGCGGCCGCGACGGCATGTATACGCCATGTTATGCGATGGCTCGTTTCCGCTGCAGCCTCCTGCCCGCTCTCCTCTGTTAAGCGGGGAAGAAGCTCCTGCCAGGAACGGTTTACATCCAGCTGCTGTGCCCAATCCGGTGGATGGGGTACCAAGGCTCGTTGATAAGCACGGAACAGCCGTTCGTTTTCGGGCGAGGCCTGCCTCCAGGCCAGCAGCGCCTGCGTTGTTTCGGCATCCGCCTCCCCGGAAAACCAAGCTTCCAGGTATTCGGGCCATTTCACTTCAGGTATGTTATCTTGTGAGTCCAATGTTTAAGTCTTTCAGGGAAAAGACGAGCGGCTACGCCAAGGGGAGTAAAATGTTATAAAAAAATCAGAAAATATTTGAGAGGAGTTCATATTCCTATGACAAAGTGTTCAACCGGACATGGCGAACTCCCACAAGTTCAGAGATCATGCGGGAGAAGAAAGAGAATGGCTGAGAGGGCAAAGCAGCTACATTATTTTAGCAACCATACCAGCAGGAGCAGCTTATCCATAAGCGGCAGGAGCTCCTCACGGATTTTGCGGAGCGCAATGACGCGCTGCTTCTTCACCGTTAGGGGGGAAATATCTAAATAGGTGGCAATGTCCTCTTTGCTCAAGCCCTCCAGATAGCTCATCTCAAAGATCTGGCGGCACTTGGTGGGCAGCTTGGCAGCGGCCCTTTTCACCAAGGGGGTCAGCTGCTCTGACAAGGGCAGCTCACCTCTCTCCGACTCAACATCGGAAAACGTTTGGTCGTGCAGTTCTCGCCTATACCTTCGGATATAGTCAAGGGCTGTGTTGCGAACGGTTTGACACAGGTAAGCGGATGGGGTGGTGACGTGTTGTAGGGAGTGCCGGTTTTCCCAGATCTTACAAAAGGCCTCCTGCACCAGCTGCCCTGCCAGGTCCTTGTCTCCGGTGATGCCTTCGCAGAAAATCACCATTTTAACAAAGTGCTCCTTGTAAAAACTTTCAAACGCTTTCAGATCCTCCCACGGCAAAACTTTCAGCTGCCTTATCACCCCATCGCCAGGCGTAGCGGTACTCATAGGTATTTGTCTCTTAAAGTGAGGTTTGAAAAATCATAATACAGGAAAACCACCTCAATTGCAAAGTTTTGCGCTGTTATGGCACATCAAAGTGTGCATACCGTTGGGCAGGTCACTATTCCCCTATCAGAATAATCAAATTATTTAACTGCGAACGAGGTGTCAAAAGAGGAAACAGGTACCTCGTTGATATAAGTGGAGGCCCTGCAACAAATAGCACCGAATAACCTGTACGGTTCTTCCGCCCTTCACCACTACTGGCTAAGCAGGTTGCTGCACCTGCTTTTAGCAGATTACACTTTCTTCCAAAACATAAAGTGGAAGAAAGCGGCTGTTTAGAATTCAATCAGCTAGTTTCTTAAGCATGATATGTGTCATGGCAATCTGAATCATGGTCTCAGCTGACTTGGTGCTGCGCTCATAGGCCTTGGAGAGCCTTCGGTAGAGGTTAAGCCAGCCGAAGGTTCGCTCCACAATCCAGCGTTTGGGCAATTCTTGTGAATCCTGTTCACTATCTGAAGCCTCCAGCCCCGCGCCCTAAAGGTGCTCCTGACCCAGTTCCGCAGCTTTTGCCCGCCGTAGCCCTGGTCAGCGAAGAAGACGCGGAGCCTGCCGAAATCGCCTACCCTGGAGGCAACCCGCAGGAGCAAGTAGCGGCCTCCCCGCCGCTCACTGATGTCGGCCCGGTGCACTATCACCATGATCAGCAGCCCCAGCGTGTCCACCACCAGGTGCCGCTCGCGTCCCTTCACCCGCTTGGCCGCATCATCCCCCCTTTGCCCTCCCTGCTGCACGGTCTTCACGCTCTGCGAGTCCAGGATGCCCACGCTCGGGGAATGATCTTTGCCATGCCTGCCCCTCACTTCCTTGTGGAGGCAGTCATGGAGCAGATCCCAGAAACCATTGCGCCGCCATTTGCGGTAATAGTAGTAGACTGTTAGTCTGCAAACTTTTCTTGTCCAACAGCCGGCACCTGCTTTTTTATCTTCCTAAATCAAATCAGCCTCTTAAGGAGATAAAGCATCTGTGGCAGACACTTCTCTTGCGTTACCTGTCGGCTGCTTTGTTAATACTCTCCCTGACAAACTTGATGCGCCCCATCTATAAGACCTAGCTGAGGCGTAGAGTTGGCAGCCCGTTCGTATCCCCCGCTCACCTCCCAAATTAGGAGCCTTGTATGGCCTGTGAGACTTTACCTGGGTTAGCCACAGAGCCTTTTATACAGCACGCCCTGCAGCACCTGCTAATCTAACCTCTGGTCGGTCTCCAGCTTTTTGAGCTGACGGCCCTCCTCCAGTTGGGCTAGCTTCAGTTATTCCGATACTCCTAAACCAGAAATGCATAGAAAATGGCCTTGGAGATGCTCCTTTTGCGGCATATCTCGGCTACAGAAACACCTGCCGATGGCTGCTTGAGGGCAGAGGTGGTCTGTGCCTTGGTAAACGCTGGCCCTTTGTGTCGAATCGCCTTTAACTCTATGTGGGTATTACCCGGATTCGCTACGCTACAGCCTTCCGGTTTTTCGGGAGAAGGTCTATTAGCTGTCTCTATTTCTTAAATATTGACTTACAGCTGCGTTAGCTAAGTTCCGCAAAAATTCTAAAATAGATTTCGCCTGCTCCAGCGACACCTGCACCCCCTCTTTCCGCAGGATCTCCAACGCTTTCTCCGGGCTGAGCGGGTTTTTCCCTTTTGATTTCATAGGTCATATCTTCAACGTTGCTTGGATAGCATGCAAAAAGGCGGAACCGAGTCCCGCCTTTTTGCCCGCACAGGGCGCGGCTATTTTCTGCCCCGGCTTTCAGGGTGCAGGAAGATCTGACTCGGCCGCAGTCGGTTATAGGATGGCACGTAGCGCACATAGCCGTAGGCGTGCAGCTCACGCAGGACACGGTGGTAGGTGCCGCTGCTGCAGAGCTTGGCAGCCGGCATCAGCTCATGACTGTAGCCGAGCACGGGGTCCGTCCCTGCCTGCTCCAACCAGCGTCGGTACAAGGCCGCATACAGGGCAATATGGGATGGACCAATGCGCGGGTCCCGACGTATGGCCGTGAAAAACCACAGGAGCGGCTGCGTGGGGCATTCCACTGGCTTGGCCGGCACCTTAGCTTCCGGGGCGGGAGAACCAGGCCACACGCTTTTCATGACCCAATGGACCGGCCCTTCCGAGGGGGCTTCTGCCTGACCTCTTCGCGATTTTCCTTCCAGGCCGCCAGCTGCGATGTCTTTTGGGGCTCCTGCCCGGCGGTCTGGGCCTGCTGCTGGCTTAACGCCGGCCGCACGCGCTGCATGTGCTCATCGTAGACGTTCACAGACTTATACCGGGGGCTGGCCTCCACGAAATAACGTGCCTCCCGCCCCTCACCTAGCTCAAAGGTCACGGCCTGCCGGTTGCCTTTCCGCAGGGACTCCAGGAGCAGGCTTTTCTCCTGCGCATCTTTTAGTTCCTTAACCGGGTGCTTGCCCAGGGCAAGCTCCAGGTCATAGCCGTAGTTGTGGTGAAACTGTTTGACCAGGTAGTTCTGCCGGTCATCGGTCTGCTTGAAGTCCAGCTGCAACCAGGCGTTGTAGAGCTCTCCCTCCTTGTTGGTCAGGTCCTTGTTGACGGCCCGGCCGCTGAGCAGGTTGTAGGCCTCCTTCAGCGTAATATTGTTGCCTTTGTTGATGTAGAAGGTCTGCTCGGTGCTGTCGGCGGCGCGTTCGGGCTTGAGGGCCGCCAAGTAGCGGTTAAAAAAGTACATGTCCTGCTGACTGGACTTGCGAAACTCCAGTACCGTGGCCATTTGGTCCTTACCATAGCTCACGTTGTGGAAGAGCTCAAAGGAAGCTCCCCCCTGCTGCATTTTCTCGCGCAGCTGGCTCTCCAGGCCCTCGCCGAAACCGGTGTACTTGACCTGGTCCCGCAGATAGGCAAAGTTTTTCTCGTTCATGGTCGTTCATGTTAGATGAAACAAGTATGCAGATCAGTTAGTCTACTTGGTCGAAAGCCTTGGCCTGCAGCAGCAGACGGCTGGACAGCTTAAGCTGCAGGTGACGTCCGCCGTTTCGTTCCATCAGCTCCACAACCAGGTACTTTTTATCAGGCAGCGTCACTTTAGGCAGGGCCACCACCAGTACACGTTCTGTATGCCCTTCCACCGCACCTGCCCCGTGGATGTACAAGGGCTTTAGCTCCAGTTCCTGTGATGCCGTACGTCGACGGCCCTGCCGGTCCCGGACATAGAAGCGAAACTGGTCTAAGTTATAGCGGGTGCTGGTGCTGTTGCGAATCCGGAACTGGCAGTAGAGGACCTCTCCACGGATATGAAACTGCCCTACCTGCAGGCGCATGCCCCCTGAGCGGGCGGTGCGGTGCTTGCCCCCGGCTGTTGCCGCCACACAGGCCGCATCGCGCTCGAGCACGGCTCTGTTCGCTTTTCCCGGCAGAAAAGCAACCGGAGCGGCGGACAGCGGTAGCCGGGGCAGCTGCAGCGAGAGCGCACCCGGCTCCGGAGCGTAGGAGACCACAAAGGTGTAAAGGCTCCCGTCGGCAGTGAGCACGGTCAGGCTTGTCTGGCGAAAACCGGCGCTGGCCGCTTTGACGCGAAGCATGTTCTCGGCAGGGGCTGCTTGCTGCACCAGGATATCCCCGCTCCCCCGGTCTACGCTTTGGACGGCGAAGGGAAAAACAAGGTGTGTGGTTTTGTTCGGGGAGACGGTCAACTGGCACACGGGCAAGGCGGTACCCCGTACTGCCCGTAGGCCAGTTTGGGAAAAGGCTTGGCTGGCGGTAAGCAGCCACAGGAATGCCAGAAGGAAGTTGTTCTTTTTCATATGATTGGAAATAAGCGTGTGACATATAGCCAGGAAAGGTGATGGACCGCAAGCCTAGGTTTGCCGGGCATCCCGCAGCAGCACCCGGTAGCCCGCCTTCACTGTTGCCCGGACGAGTTTTGCCTGTTTGCTGAACAGGGACTTGGCGGCCGCCACTCCTGCTCGTGCTGCCTGGAGTTCCGGGGAAGAGTCGAGCGAGGGAAGGCCGAAGCCCTGCACGGCACGGTCTGCCGACTGACGGGCCACCTCCCGGGTGATAGCCCCGGGGATGTAAAGTCCCTCCAACCCATCCAGGTCATAGGCCGACAAATCCACGGGAAACAGACGCTGGCCCCGCCGAATACTGCTGACCTTGATCCGGAGCCGTTCTCCCTCCAGGGCAACCGTCCCAAACACAAAGCTTCCTCGGGGAATCCGCGTGCCGTTGAGCAGTACATCCGCCTCCAGCCGCAGCTTCACGATAGCCCCTGTAACTAGCGCCTGTGTCTCCTGCACCACGGCCGGAAGCATATTCGGGGCTAAATCAGCTGTTACGGGGGTATCCCAGCCATAAAAGCCTTGCACACTATCTACAGGTGCCTCCTGTCCATGTTGTCCTAATAAACTTATGGGGGCGCCCGGGCCAGCAAAGGATAGCGAAAAGACCTGCCCTGCCCCCGTCTGGGAAGAGTGCATGCTCCTTTCCAGGACCCGCTGTGGGTGCTGAATATCGAGAATCTTATCCAGCATGCCGCTGACCTGCTGCATCTCTGGATCTGCGCCGCCCTCGTGCTGGGCCGAGCGCATCAGCTGCTCCAGCCGGCCCAGTTGTATGTCGGCGACAGTTTGCTGTGGGAGGGCCTGCGTACGCGCCGCAGGTGCCACGACCGGCACGTCCTCGAGGGCTGCCTCAAGCTGCCGGAGCTTTTGGTACACCTGCGCCTGCTGCGTTTGGTATCCCTCTGAAGCGCTTCCGCTTAGGGAAGACAGGGCACCAGAAGTCTGTACCGGCGGAAGGCCGCCCACCACCAGTCCCGGGGCATAGGGGTCCTTATGTTGCAGTTCCAGCCACTGCGCAGAGTCGTGCGCTGCCTGCTGGTAGTAGCCCAGTTTCCCCGCCGCCATCCCTTCTTCCAGCTGCGCGTGGGGCAGGGACGGGTTTAGGCCAACTTGGGCACTGTCCTGCGGGTACAGCTTCCGCGTCTGACCTCCCCCCAGCGCCCAAAACAGCAGGGTGATGAAGGGAAAGCTTAAAAGAGGCAGGACAAGCAGGAGTCTGCGCCTGCGTGAGGAGGACATGGTTGAAGTCGGATGTTTCATGATGGCTTGGATTTAGTGTGCGTTAGATACAGTTGCTCCAGGAGGCACCTCACGGCTTAGCGCCGCTCGACCTTCACATCCCGGTTCTCCAGGGTGACCCAGCGCTCAATCAGGAGCCCGTGCGGGTTATGGTCCGAGCGGGAGACGCTGCGCAGATAGCCTTCCGTAACCAGGCTGCGCCATACCGTGCTGGTGGCCCGCACCAGCCGCTGGGTGGCGTAGCAGCGGAAGAAGTACGGGTAGACCTTCAGGTCCACGGCCACGCTGTCTACCTCCACCCGCTGGCTGATATTGCCGGCGATCAGGCCCGTGTAAAAACCCTGCTCCTGCAGGTTGTCGTACTCGCGCTTGGCTGAGGCATCGGCCAGGTACAAGGCCCTGGCCACGTGACGCTCAATGACCTGCTCGTCCGGGTCCAGCGAGAAAAAGAGCTCATGGAAAGTTTTCACATGGTGGCGGGCCTCCACCGGGAGATGCTCGTCCCGGTCTGCGGCGAAGGCCTCCAGGGCCTGCCCCCCTGCCAGCACATAGACACGGTCCTGGAGCTGTTGGGCCAGCCGGAGGCTCCGGTACAGGGCAAAGCCG includes:
- the traN gene encoding conjugative transposon protein TraN: MKKNNFLLAFLWLLTASQAFSQTGLRAVRGTALPVCQLTVSPNKTTHLVFPFAVQSVDRGSGDILVQQAAPAENMLRVKAASAGFRQTSLTVLTADGSLYTFVVSYAPEPGALSLQLPRLPLSAAPVAFLPGKANRAVLERDAACVAATAGGKHRTARSGGMRLQVGQFHIRGEVLYCQFRIRNSTSTRYNLDQFRFYVRDRQGRRRTASQELELKPLYIHGAGAVEGHTERVLVVALPKVTLPDKKYLVVELMERNGGRHLQLKLSSRLLLQAKAFDQVD
- the traM gene encoding conjugative transposon protein TraM, with protein sequence MKHPTSTMSSSRRRRLLLVLPLLSFPFITLLFWALGGGQTRKLYPQDSAQVGLNPSLPHAQLEEGMAAGKLGYYQQAAHDSAQWLELQHKDPYAPGLVVGGLPPVQTSGALSSLSGSASEGYQTQQAQVYQKLRQLEAALEDVPVVAPAARTQALPQQTVADIQLGRLEQLMRSAQHEGGADPEMQQVSGMLDKILDIQHPQRVLERSMHSSQTGAGQVFSLSFAGPGAPISLLGQHGQEAPVDSVQGFYGWDTPVTADLAPNMLPAVVQETQALVTGAIVKLRLEADVLLNGTRIPRGSFVFGTVALEGERLRIKVSSIRRGQRLFPVDLSAYDLDGLEGLYIPGAITREVARQSADRAVQGFGLPSLDSSPELQAARAGVAAAKSLFSKQAKLVRATVKAGYRVLLRDARQT
- the traK gene encoding conjugative transposon protein TraK, producing MKNIDSAFRLVRGFALLTVCGSLLLSGFALYRSLRLAQQLQDRVYVLAGGQALEAFAADRDEHLPVEARHHVKTFHELFFSLDPDEQVIERHVARALYLADASAKREYDNLQEQGFYTGLIAGNISQRVEVDSVAVDLKVYPYFFRCYATQRLVRATSTVWRSLVTEGYLRSVSRSDHNPHGLLIERWVTLENRDVKVERR